DNA from Amycolatopsis sp. DSM 110486:
GGCTTCAGGGCACGTCCGTCGCATGTGGACGGTTGCCGGCCGGTCAGGAGGGCCGGCCCACTGGCGCATCAGGCTCGACGCGGCGGGAGATCTCCCTCGCCACGTCACGGATCGCCGCCGCGTAGCGCGACACGTCGACGTGGGAATGCGCGACGATGCCCACGGCCGCCCGCACGTCTCCCCTGCCGTCGGTCACCGCCGCCGCGACCGAGGACGTACCGAGCGTCATCTCCTGGTGCACGGTACCGATTCCGGTGTCGCGCGTCGCGGAGATCGCGGCGGCGAGCCGACCGGGTTCAGTCAGCGTGTAGCGGGTGCAGCGTGCGAGACCGCGCTGCTGCACCTGGGAAACGACGTGAGCGGGAGCCGACGCCAGCAGCACCTTTCCGACGCCGGTCGCGTGCAACGGCAGCCGCCCGCCGACCTCCGTGACGGTGCGGACGGCCCGCGGTCCGGTGAGCCGCTCGATAACGAGCGCGTCGTGGCCGGCGCGGAGGGCGAGCTGCACGTTCTCGTGCGTGGACTCGTAGAGGTTCTGCATGAGCGGCAGGGCCGTCTCGCGCAGTCCCGACGGGATCGTCGCGCGGGTCCCGAGCTCCCAGAGCCGCAAGCCCACGCGATACCGGCCGCTGGGTGCGCGTTCGATCCCGCCCCACCGCTCGAGTGCGCCCAGCATGCGATGGGTCGTGGACAGCGGCAGGCCGGATCGCCCGGCGATCTCGACGAGGGTCAGCTCGGCCCCGTCGAAGACGTCGAGCAGGGTCAGCAGCCGATCGATCGTGGACCGACCGGGCTCACGCGCGTTACCGGACACGACACGTACTCCTTCCCGCCGCGGCCGCGGCAGCGCTCGACGGCACCCGCCGGAAACCGATCAGCCGCAGGTTTTGACGCCGGTGGCGATCCGGGCGACACGCTCTCCCTGGTGCCGGGCCGCCGCCCGGGCGGTCTCGTCGACGGGCGCCTCGCCTCGCCGCCCGACATGGCTGCTGCCGTAGGGGTTTCCGTCGGCGAACTTGACGGGATCGGTGTACCCCGGCGCGACGACGATGCCGCCGAAGTGGTGGAACGTGGTGTACAGAGCGAGCAACGTCGATTCCTGGCCGCCGTGGTCGGTGTCGGTCGTCGTGAACCCGGAGTACACCTTGTCCGCGAGCTGCCCCTGCGCCCACTGGGGACCCAGCGTGTCGAGGAACTGCTTGAGCTGGCTGGCGATGTTGCCGAAGCGAGTGGGTGACCCCATCACGATGCCGTCCGCCCACAGCAGGTCGTCGGGAGTGGCGACCGGCAGGTCGCGGGTCGCGGCGACGTGCTCGGCCCACGCCGGCCGCGACGCGATCGCCGCCTCGGGCGCGAGCTCGGCGACCTTGCGCAGGCGAACCTCGGCGCCGGCCTTCTCGGCCCCGATCACGATCTCCCGGGCGAGTTCGTGCGTGGTGCCGGTGGACGAGTAGTAGACGACGGTCACCCTGGTCGGCTCGGGCATGGAGATCCTCTCGGTTCGAACGTTACAGTGAGGATCTGTAACTTATCAGGCCCAGGCCTGCTCGCGGTCCCGATGTGGCGGACGAGACGCACTGCTCCCCGGGCGGCCCGGACGCCGGCTCCCGGCGAGGGCAGGCTCGGGACAGGCGGCACAGGGCGCTCATCCCCAGGACAGTTTCGGGAATTCACCGGAGCCGCGATGTGAATACCCGATGAGAACACGGCAGTAATAGCCGTGATCGGGTCACTTCTTATCGAGATCGGCTCATCCCGCCCGAGCGGCCAGGTTGCGCGGAAACGCCGCACCCGCATTCGGCTAGGGTGACCCGCGTTCAAGCTGTGGGGTTTCGAGAAAGGCTGACCCGAGAGTGACCGAACCACTTGTGCCACTGGATGAATCGTGGTCGACGGCGCTGGCGTTCGCCGCGCACCCGGACGACCTCGAATACGGCACGGCCTCGGCCGTCGCCCGCTGGACCTCGCAGGGCAAGCGAGTCGTCTACTGCCTGGCGACGAGCGGTGAAGCCGGCATCGACGCCATCGACCCCGCGGTCGCCGGACCCCTGCGAGAAGCCGAAGAACGCGCCGGCGCGGCCGCCGTCGGCGTCGACCTGGTGGAGTTCCTCGGTCACCCGGACGGCGTCCTCGAATACGGGCTCCCGCTGCGCCGGGACATCGCCCGGGCCATCCGCCGGCACCGCCCCGACGTCGTCGTGACGGGCAACTACCACGACCGCTGGGGCCCGGGTGCCCCCAACCAGGCCGACCACATCGCACTGGGTCGCGCCGTCCTGGACGGCGCCCGGGACGCGGGCAACCGCTGGGTCTTCCGGGAGCTGCTCGACGAAGGCCTCGACCCGTGGCAGGTGCGGCGGATCGTCGTCACCCACAGCCCCGAATCCACCCACGGCGTCGACACGACGGACTTCCTCGATCAGGGCGTCGCCTCCCTCGAAGCCCACGCCGAATACCTGCGCGGGATCGGCCCCGGCGACATGGCCTCGCCCCGGGAGTTCCTGGAATCCTCCGGGGCCGAGACGGGTCTGCGGCTGGGCGTGCGGTTCGCCGTCCCCGCCGAGGTCATCGTGCTCTGACCCGGCCGCGCGCGAACAATTCCCGATGGCCGAAAGGCCGCCGGGCGGTGCCCCTTTAGTCATTGATATTGACCAGCCGTCGGTCGAAAAGCGCCGAGTGCGAAACGATCGGACCGATCGGCGACCTTTTCCTGATCGGCCAGGAAATTGCACCACGCGATGGCGCAGCCGCACACCAGCGGCTCGGAATTGTCCTGATCGGACGGTCGGTCGGTCAGAGGGCCGGTACGTCGGGTTCGGCCCGCTGTGTCGTCACGTCGGCGGCCGGCCGTCGCGACGTCATCCGGGTCGGGTGGCCGTACCCGATCCGCAGCAGCGCGTGCACCTGGCCCAGCCCGCGGAACAGCTCCAGGAACGGTCCCCGGGTGCCGTGGACCTCCAGTGGCTGAGAGAGGAACGAGGTGGCCAGGCCCTCCGCCGTGGCGGTCAGGAGGACGCGCTGCATCGCCATGCCGGCCCGGACGTCGGCGGCCGCGCCGTGATCGCGCGTCAGCACGACCGCCAGCAGCGGATCCTGCTCGAACGCCCGCGAGGGAACGGCCGGGTTCGTGTGCGAGGCGCGGTGGCACACGACACCGGGGATCTCGTGCGGCGGCCCGAAAGCGGCCGTCGGCACCCCGTCCGGGCTCTCCGCCGCCCGCCCGGTCCAGAACTCCGACTCCGCCCGGAACGCCGGATCCTCGGACTGCAGCGACTCCGCTCGCCGGACGAGCGCGGCGACCTTCGGGTAGCGCCCCGAGGCGTCCAGGAACTCGAGCTGCCCGCCTTCGCTCAGCGCCGCCGACTTCAGCCGGGCGCGGGCGACCGTCGGCACGGCGCGGTCGGCGAACGGGCGGCGGTTCGTGTGCCTGCGGTGCACCGCCTCGGCGAGCCTGCGGTCCTGTTCCGTCGAACGCCGGGTGCCGTCGAGACCGATCACGGCGAGCAGGTCCGGCGACGCGGGGTCCGGCAGGATCCGCACCCGCGCGCCGAGCCCGTTGAGCCGCAGGGTGATCACGAGGTTCAACACGGCGGCGCCACAGGACAACCTCGCCTCGCGCGCCGCGGGATCCGCGACCGTGAGGACCCGCTCGCGGTCGAGCCACACCTCGACCGCGGCCCCGTCCACCACGAACCGCCACGGCTGGGTGTTGTGCGGAGACGGCGCTCGCACCGCCGCCGCGAGGGCCTGGTCGAACGCGGTGGGGAGCTGGTCGTTCATCGTGGTCTCCGGGGGACGACACCTTGGGTCACCGTCGAGCCTGGTCCGCGCGGCCGGCCCGGTGTACGGGCGGCGGTCACGAGGTCGAGGGACCTAAGACCCCCGGTGCCACCGGCTCAAGGCAGGGGCACCGTCCACTCGACCCGCGTGCCGCCGCCCGGGCGCGACTCGATGGTGAAGGTCCCGCCCGCCGATTCGGCCCGGTCGCGCAGGTTGCCCAGCCCGCTCGGCGAGACCTCGGCGGGCAGCCCCGCGCCGTCGTCCGCGACCGACACCCGGAGCACTTCGTCCTTGACCGACACCGCAATGGTCACCGACGTGGCGTCGGCGTGCCGGACGGCGTTGCTGACGGCCTCGCGGACCACGGCCTCCACGTGTTCGCCCAGCTGCGCGGGCACCGCGTCGACGGTTCCGGATATGCTCACCGTGGGATGCACGGGCGCGTCGTCGGTGAGCTCGGCAATCGCGTCGTAGAGCCGGTGCCGCAGAGTCAGCCCGGTCGCCCCCGCCGCGCCACCGTGCAGGTCGAAGATCGCGGTGCGGATCTCGTGGACGATCTCGTGCATCTGGTCGACGCTGTCCTGAAGCCGCCGTTTCAGCTCCGGTTCCTTCAGCCGGCGGCGCGTGCCCTGCATCGCCAGCCCGACCGCGAAGAGCCGCTGGATCACGTGGTCGTGCAGGTCGCGGGCGATCCGGTCGCGGTCGGACAGCACGTCCAGCTCGCGGGCGGCGCGTTGCTGGGCCGCCAGCTGCAGGGCGAGCGCGGCCTGGTCGGCGAACGACGCGAGGACCGGCAGCTGCGTCGCCTCGAACGCGGCGGCGCCCGGCTCGCGGACCGCGATCAGGACCCCTGACGTGCGGTCTCCCGTGCGCAGGGGCACCACGAGCGTCGGGCCGAACCGCCTGCCCCCGCCGAGATTCAGGGCCGGGATGCTGCGCGGGGTCCGGTCCCGATAGACCGCTCCCGGAACGGTCGAGGCGGTGTCGATCCGCAGGCCGGTGAGCTCGACCGCGCTCACGCTCGCGCATACGGTGATCGTCAGGTCGGTGGCCTCGTCGTCCCAGTCCTCGTCGACGTCCAGCCGACCGGAGTTGGGCAGCGCGAGCATCGTCACGTCCGAGCCGGTCAGCTCCAGGGCCCGTTCGGCGATCAGGTTCAGCGCGTCGGCCGGGTCAGTGCCGCCGAGCAGCTCGGTCGTGACCTCACTCGTCGCACCGAGCCACCGCTGCCGTAGCTGCGCCTGCTCGTACAGGTGCGAGTTCTCGATCGCGATCCCCGCCGCGGCGGCGAGCGCTTGCACCATCACCTCGTCGTCGTCGGTGAAAGCGCCACCACCCTGCTTCTCGGTGAGGTAGAGGTTGCCGAAGACTTCTTCGCGCACCCGGACGGGAACGCCGAGGAAGGAGTGCATGGGCGGGTGGTGGTTCGGAAACCCGACGGACGCGGGATGCTCCGAGATCTTTTCCAGCCGCAGTGGCTTCGCCTCGTCGATGACCAGGCCCAGCAGCCCGTGGCCCTCGGGCAGGTGACCGATGCGCTCCCGCGTCGCCGAATCGATGCCGAGGTACACGAACTCCGCGAGCGAACCGTCGGCGGCGAGCACCCCGAGCGCCCCGTACCGCGCCTCGCCGAGGTCGATCGCGGCTTGGACGATGCGGCGCAGCGTCGTGTCCAGCTCCAGTCCCGACGCCACCGCGAGCACCGCGTCGAGCAGGCCGTCCATCTTGTCGCGCGTGCCGATCAGCTGCTCGACGCGCTCTTGGAGCTCTCGCAGCGTCTCCCGCAGGCGCAGCTGTCCCAGGGTGCCCGAAAGCCTGCGGGCGCTCTCCCCAGACCCGGTTGCCGGCATCGGTCCGCTCGCCTCCCTCATCCCACGGCGTCGCCCGTGATGACTTTCTCCTCTGTCCGCGGCCGCGGCGGTCGACCAACCTGGCAGGGCAAGGCTCGACTCCGACCAGCACTCGCTTTCCACGGCCAGGAGACCGATGACCCTACAAGTGGCTGCGACCGGGCGGCTCACCTCCGAACAGGTGAGATCGGCTCTGCGCGCCGCGACGCTCGCGCCGTCGACGCACAACACCCAGCCCTGGCTGTTCGCCAGCGGACCGGGCGGAATCGAGGTCCGCGCGGACCCCGACCGGATCCTGCCCGTCGCAGACCCGGACCGGCGCGAGCTCCTGCTGTCCTGCGGCGCGGCGCTGTTCAACCTCCGCGCCGCGATCCACGCCAGCGGCGTGCACCCGGTCGTGTCCCTGTTCCCGCGCCGCCCGGAGCCGGACCTGCTGGCCGTGGTGCGGCCGGTAGGCGCCGCCTCGATCGACGACCGCCTCGCCCGGCTCGCGCGGGAGATCCCCCGCCGCCACACGAACCGATCGCCGTTCAGCGCCCAGGTCGTGCCCCCGTCGGTCGTCGGCCTGCTGCGCCACGCCGCGGAGCTCGAACAGGCCTGGCTGCCCCGCCTCGATCACGGCCAGGTGGCGGAGCTGAAGAAGCTGGTGCGGTCGAGCCACCGGACCCAGATGACCGATCCCGCGTTCCTCGCCGAGTGGCAGCGCTGGACCGCGTGCGAGGGGTCCAGCCGCGACGGCGTGCCGATGTCCGCCGGGGGGATCCTGCCGGCCGACGATGCCTGGGTCCTCCGTGATTTCGGAACCAGGGCCGCCGGCGCGCTCCGCCTGGGTACGGCGCCCGAACCCCTGGTCGTGGTGATCGGCTCGTTCGGCGACGACCCGGTCGACCGGCTGAGGACCGGCCAGGCCATGCAACGCGTGCTGCTGACCGCGACGGCGCTGGGGCTCGACGCGTCCTTCATCTCGCAACCGGTCGAAGTCGCGCACGTCCGCGAACGGCTCCGCGTGCTGCTCGGCGGTGGGGTCTGGCCCCAGATCATCCTGCGCCTGGGCCACGGTTCGCCGGCCTCGCCCACGCCGAGACGGGAGCTGGAGGACGTCGTGGTGGCTCCGACCCTGCTCACCGCCTGACGACCGCGCCGGCTCCCGTCCCTAGCCCGTCGGCACCGTCCAGTGCACGGAGCCGGCCTCGGCACCGTGGCCGACCCCGCAGGTCCCTCCGCGCAGCCGCGCGGCTTCCGCCAGCTCCGCGAGGTCCGCGGCGGCCGATTCTTCGAGGTCGCCCGTGCCGTCGTGCCGGATCACCGCGGTGAGCCGGCCCGGCTCGGACCGGATCTCCACCTGGACCCAGGCCGCGGCCGCGTGGTGCGCGACCAGCCGCAGGCCCCGCTCGAGGAAGGGCACCAGATCGGCGGCCACCAGCGTGTCCAGCTTGCCGGAGAACTGGGTCGAGACGGCGAACCCGAGCACGGGGGTGGCCTCGGAGAGCACCCGCAGGATCTCGTCGCGCTCAGGTGACGGGCCGGCGTCGGCCGGGTCGTCGACCGAGAACACGGTGGCCTGGATCTGGTCGATGACGTCGTCGAGGTCGGCGATCGTCTCGCGGACCCGGCGCGCGACGATCGCCGACCGGGCGAGACCGGCCGTCGTCTGCAACGCCAGGCCGGCGGAGTACAGCCGCCGGACCACCTGGCTGTGGAGATCGGCGGCGATCCGCTCACGTTCGTCGTACAGGGCGTTGCGCTGCTGTTCGGCCCGCGCCTCGGCCAGCTCGATCGCCACGGACGCCTGGTTGGCGAACCCCGCCGCCATCTCCAGATCGTCCACGGTGAACGGCGGGCGGCCCGAGGCGCGCGCCGCGGTGAGCACGCCGTTGACCTGCCCGCTGCCGATGAGGGGCACGACGAGAACGGCGTCCACGTCCATCTCGATCGCCGGCCGGACCGGCAGCCGCTCCCGCTGTTCGAGCCACGAGCCCATCATCGGCTCGCCGGTGAGGAAGACCGAACCGGAGACCGACGAGCCGACGGGCAGCATGAGGCCCTCCAGCTTTTCCGCGCCGGCCCCGACCGCCAGGTCCACGCGC
Protein-coding regions in this window:
- a CDS encoding nitroreductase family protein, with amino-acid sequence MTLQVAATGRLTSEQVRSALRAATLAPSTHNTQPWLFASGPGGIEVRADPDRILPVADPDRRELLLSCGAALFNLRAAIHASGVHPVVSLFPRRPEPDLLAVVRPVGAASIDDRLARLAREIPRRHTNRSPFSAQVVPPSVVGLLRHAAELEQAWLPRLDHGQVAELKKLVRSSHRTQMTDPAFLAEWQRWTACEGSSRDGVPMSAGGILPADDAWVLRDFGTRAAGALRLGTAPEPLVVVIGSFGDDPVDRLRTGQAMQRVLLTATALGLDASFISQPVEVAHVRERLRVLLGGGVWPQIILRLGHGSPASPTPRRELEDVVVAPTLLTA
- a CDS encoding GAF domain-containing protein, translated to MSGAQDDQPDPGRLTFPDLPRLELDQLLAQLVERAQEVMGTQGRLRGLLRATTMITSDLALPALLTRIVEAARELVGAHYAALGVIGPDGQLAEFVHVGMAAETVAKLGHLPEGKGLLGALVEDPRPIRLARLQDDPRSTGFPAGHPPMANFLGVPIRVRDAVFGNLYLTDSVTGRFSAEDEELALALAAAAGSAIDNARLYQTARVQQEWLRASAAITRELLSSESENPLALIARHTRELADAELVTVVRPAGTEGTLRVDLAVGAGAEKLEGLMLPVGSSVSGSVFLTGEPMMGSWLEQRERLPVRPAIEMDVDAVLVVPLIGSGQVNGVLTAARASGRPPFTVDDLEMAAGFANQASVAIELAEARAEQQRNALYDERERIAADLHSQVVRRLYSAGLALQTTAGLARSAIVARRVRETIADLDDVIDQIQATVFSVDDPADAGPSPERDEILRVLSEATPVLGFAVSTQFSGKLDTLVAADLVPFLERGLRLVAHHAAAAWVQVEIRSEPGRLTAVIRHDGTGDLEESAAADLAELAEAARLRGGTCGVGHGAEAGSVHWTVPTG
- a CDS encoding GAF domain-containing sensor histidine kinase, whose translation is MPATGSGESARRLSGTLGQLRLRETLRELQERVEQLIGTRDKMDGLLDAVLAVASGLELDTTLRRIVQAAIDLGEARYGALGVLAADGSLAEFVYLGIDSATRERIGHLPEGHGLLGLVIDEAKPLRLEKISEHPASVGFPNHHPPMHSFLGVPVRVREEVFGNLYLTEKQGGGAFTDDDEVMVQALAAAAGIAIENSHLYEQAQLRQRWLGATSEVTTELLGGTDPADALNLIAERALELTGSDVTMLALPNSGRLDVDEDWDDEATDLTITVCASVSAVELTGLRIDTASTVPGAVYRDRTPRSIPALNLGGGRRFGPTLVVPLRTGDRTSGVLIAVREPGAAAFEATQLPVLASFADQAALALQLAAQQRAARELDVLSDRDRIARDLHDHVIQRLFAVGLAMQGTRRRLKEPELKRRLQDSVDQMHEIVHEIRTAIFDLHGGAAGATGLTLRHRLYDAIAELTDDAPVHPTVSISGTVDAVPAQLGEHVEAVVREAVSNAVRHADATSVTIAVSVKDEVLRVSVADDGAGLPAEVSPSGLGNLRDRAESAGGTFTIESRPGGGTRVEWTVPLP
- a CDS encoding IclR family transcriptional regulator, encoding MSGNAREPGRSTIDRLLTLLDVFDGAELTLVEIAGRSGLPLSTTHRMLGALERWGGIERAPSGRYRVGLRLWELGTRATIPSGLRETALPLMQNLYESTHENVQLALRAGHDALVIERLTGPRAVRTVTEVGGRLPLHATGVGKVLLASAPAHVVSQVQQRGLARCTRYTLTEPGRLAAAISATRDTGIGTVHQEMTLGTSSVAAAVTDGRGDVRAAVGIVAHSHVDVSRYAAAIRDVAREISRRVEPDAPVGRPS
- the wrbA gene encoding NAD(P)H:quinone oxidoreductase gives rise to the protein MPEPTRVTVVYYSSTGTTHELAREIVIGAEKAGAEVRLRKVAELAPEAAIASRPAWAEHVAATRDLPVATPDDLLWADGIVMGSPTRFGNIASQLKQFLDTLGPQWAQGQLADKVYSGFTTTDTDHGGQESTLLALYTTFHHFGGIVVAPGYTDPVKFADGNPYGSSHVGRRGEAPVDETARAAARHQGERVARIATGVKTCG
- a CDS encoding PIG-L deacetylase family protein, with protein sequence MTEPLVPLDESWSTALAFAAHPDDLEYGTASAVARWTSQGKRVVYCLATSGEAGIDAIDPAVAGPLREAEERAGAAAVGVDLVEFLGHPDGVLEYGLPLRRDIARAIRRHRPDVVVTGNYHDRWGPGAPNQADHIALGRAVLDGARDAGNRWVFRELLDEGLDPWQVRRIVVTHSPESTHGVDTTDFLDQGVASLEAHAEYLRGIGPGDMASPREFLESSGAETGLRLGVRFAVPAEVIVL